The nucleotide sequence AGCTCGATCATAAGTCCATTATGCTGGTTATGATGACGGATTGCTTCCTTTTGACCGGCGCCATTGAAGGCTCCCCCAGATTGCAGCGTCCAACGTCGCCTAGCGCAGAGCAAAAGCGAGCTCTCAACACCGATCCTGTCTTCTTCTCTTGTTTCGGCTTCTAGCCTCCTGCCACCTctctttcctctcttcttcttcttcttcttctcgcttAGAAATCGAATCTTGGGATCTAAAGTTGGGTTCTTTGAGGCTCCGAACAATGCCGCAGTACCAGCAGCAGGCTTCATGGAGGCTGGAGGGCGGGGGGCAGATCATAGATCTGGAGACCGCTATCAAAGATGGGATcttgggcggcggcggcgggggcctCCCTGCAGGGAAAGATGGGACCTTGGGAGCCACCGCGGAGAAGCTCGACCTCAAGAAGATGATCGAGGAGCTCGACTCGGCGGCGCCCGAGGACGTGCCGTCGGTGTTCATCTGCCCCATCTCCCTCGAGCCTATGGTGGATCCCGTCACGCTCTGCACCGGCCAGACCTACGAGCGCGCCAACATCCTCAAGTGGTTTTCCTTGGGGCACCTCACCTGCCCAACCACCATGCAGGAGCTGTGGGACGACGCCGTCACCCCCAACCGAACCCTCCACCAGCTGATCAACGCCTGGTTCTCGCAGCGTTACCTACTACTGAAGAAGAGATCCGAGGACGTCCAGGGCCGGGCCGCCGAGCTCGTCCAAAGCCTAAAGAAGGTCAAGGGGCAGGCCAGAGTCCAGGCCCTCAAGGATCTCCAGAAGATCGTCGTCGCCCACCCCTCCGTCAAGAAGACCGTCGCCGAATCCGGCGGCGTGTCACTCCTTTCTTCTCTCCTCGGCCCGTTCACCTCCCACGCCGTTGGCTCCGAGGTGATCGCCATTCTCGTCAATCTTTGCCTGGATTCAGATGCCAAGACCAGTTTGATGCAGCCGGCAAGGATCTCACTCGTGGTAGACATGCTGAATGAGGGGACGATCGATACCAAGATCAATTGCACGAGGTTCATCGAAATGCTGATGGAGGAGAAGAGTTTCCGGTGGGAGGTGGTGTCGAGCTTGAGCCTTTTGGTGGCATTGCTGAGATTGGTGAAGGACAAGCGACACCCAAATGGCATGGCGGCGGGTCTCAGCTTGCTCAAGGCTATATGCTCTCACGAGCAAGTCCGGAGCTTGATTGTGAGCGTCGGAGCGGTTCCGCAGCTCGTCGAGCTATTGCCCAACCTGAGTCCCGAGTGCTCGGAGCCGGCATGGCACATCTTGGATGATCTCTCGACGACACCCGAAGGCCTGTCGGCGCTGAAAGATTGTCCTCAGACCATTCCCAACGCAGTGAGGCTTCTGATGAGGGTGTCTGAAGCTTGTACTCAATATGCATTGTCGATACTGTGGGCCGTCTGCAAGCTCGCTCCCGACGAATGCGCCTCTCTCGCCGTGGAGGCCGGTTTGGCTGCCAAACTGCTGCTTGTCATCCAGAGCGGCTGCAGTCCTGAGCTCAAGCAACGGGCCGCCGAGCTATTGAAGCTCTGCAGTCTTAATTACACGACGACCCTATTCATCTCGAAGTGCAAGCTAACGAGGACGATCCAATGACCGAAGACCATCGCTGCTGTTGCTTGGGTTGCTCTAACTGGCGAAGCTTGACTACGATCGTGGCGACCACGAGGCTGTGTCTACTGAGAACAGGGAGGTATATGAGCTGTTGTCTCTTGTGTACAGCATCTATACTTGTAATTCTCATTCTTCATAAGTGAAGAAGCATCTAAAAGCGGATGATTGGCGGCGAAGAGCGTAGCTGGTGTGGATTTGGATCCACTGCTCGATGATGTAGAGGTTGTCGTCCTCAATAATCCGGTGAGGTTATTGTAGTGTTTCCTCCGTGATTAGTTTTCAGAATGTGGTCTGCAAGAGCTTGTAAATCTTCTTCCTGTAATTGTTGAAACCGCGAGAATTCATACTGCAAATTTGGTTTCACCGATCGAATCATTCGGTCTCATCCTCGTTTTGATTGTATTATCCCATAAATCAAGTGAAATTTCAGCAGAATTTGTTTACGGTCAACTCTTTCTGTTGTTAGAATCTGAAACCCAGAATCTATTCCGCCGAACACATCAAAGCATGGAGTCTTGCTGTTGAAGTGACACATCTTGATGCAGGTGCTCCTACTTTTTTGCGCTGCCATGACCATTGACCGGTGCAGTCATCAAAACACCATTGTGCTCCCTGCCAACAGGACCTTCCCATTCCATCGACCTATCAAATCGAGAAGCCGTTCATGTGGACAGTGAGGAGACCTTCTACCGGGGTGTGCCACCATAAGAAAAAGGAGGACAAGACTGGAGATCGGGAGGCGTGGGGTGGCTCGATGATCGGTCATTCGACCACACACACGCAGGCTGTTGGGTGGACCTTCATCTCCGCAGGCCATTTCCAAGCTTTTGAGTTGGATGGCTCTTTGGGCGTTCCGCAGCTCTGACCCATCTGACATGCCCAAAGCTCACAGTGATGTAGCACGGCATGAATGATGGCTCACTCGGTGCATTAATTCTTCTCTTTATCTGAGTCATTCCCGGATCGATTTACTTCTCTTTTAAtcaggtgaagaagaagaagaagaaggaggaggggaTGGAGATAAGAGGATGATCCGGTAGATGATGGCGATGGTGAATCCCATTCAATTATGCGCCTGATGACACTGTCGTCCTCTGCTGTTTGCTTTGGCTGCATACGAGGCAGAGTCATAGGCTGTGAACTCCATGGGTCTGCTGCGGCCCCCATGGCGAATTGAGAGTGCAGAGTCTTTTCAGGACATGGGGGCCATGTGGCCACCTGTGGCTGTTCCCCCCCCGCAAGCCAAGCCATCGGCCATGGCGGTAAGAAATTGGATACGAAGGAATGCCACTCAGGTGTGAGATGAAGAAGCCCCGACAGTCCATGACGAAGCAGGTGGGGGAACCCAACCCTTTCCAACGGGTTGCTTGTGGAACAATTCAGGCAGCTTCTCCGGTTCATCTTATCTGTGTCTTATATGGTTAACCTAACCCAGCTTTATATATTATGAATGAATATTTTAGATTTATTATGTTAATCGTTCTGTCTATCAATCATATAAACAAGTTTAATGGGATCTCTTTTTTGATCGCCCTGCACAACCGATGAAGCAAGCTGGAAGCATGGGCCTATCACTGTACCGACGGCGGCCATAATTAGGCCATATATACTATGAGTGGAGTGGATCACCTGTGGCCATATATACCACTATCAAGCTGCCGATTGGAATAAGAATAAATGTACACGAATCATATCGAAGATTGGTACGGCCGGGCCGGCCATAGCGAGG is from Musa acuminata AAA Group cultivar baxijiao chromosome BXJ3-8, Cavendish_Baxijiao_AAA, whole genome shotgun sequence and encodes:
- the LOC135646108 gene encoding U-box domain-containing protein 30-like, producing MPQYQQQASWRLEGGGQIIDLETAIKDGILGGGGGGLPAGKDGTLGATAEKLDLKKMIEELDSAAPEDVPSVFICPISLEPMVDPVTLCTGQTYERANILKWFSLGHLTCPTTMQELWDDAVTPNRTLHQLINAWFSQRYLLLKKRSEDVQGRAAELVQSLKKVKGQARVQALKDLQKIVVAHPSVKKTVAESGGVSLLSSLLGPFTSHAVGSEVIAILVNLCLDSDAKTSLMQPARISLVVDMLNEGTIDTKINCTRFIEMLMEEKSFRWEVVSSLSLLVALLRLVKDKRHPNGMAAGLSLLKAICSHEQVRSLIVSVGAVPQLVELLPNLSPECSEPAWHILDDLSTTPEGLSALKDCPQTIPNAVRLLMRVSEACTQYALSILWAVCKLAPDECASLAVEAGLAAKLLLVIQSGCSPELKQRAAELLKLCSLNYTTTLFISKCKLTRTIQ